A section of the Leptospira kobayashii genome encodes:
- a CDS encoding LIC12298 family protein: MIVRSIHQPAYNRKEGGLPGKGPKKGFANNSGGKSFEEYLLEAFQGEVVQKGEWVSPKLSDLGQKNLRRL, encoded by the coding sequence ATGATCGTTAGATCCATTCATCAACCCGCTTATAACCGCAAAGAAGGTGGACTTCCGGGAAAAGGCCCTAAAAAAGGGTTCGCAAACAATTCCGGTGGAAAATCTTTCGAAGAATATCTTTTGGAAGCTTTCCAAGGGGAAGTGGTTCAGAAAGGAGAGTGGGTGTCCCCTAAACTCTCTGATCTAGGCCAAAAGAACCTTCGCAGGCTTTGA
- a CDS encoding DUF4309 domain-containing protein: protein MFRKSLILSFSFFLFLECSAGKPKTRIDKPKSNIAPSYFVLHGFKIGQNIKNIKSELGEPTKVHKFPDGYIAYIYQMNQYNLVFEANHIRQDIVWAIQISGSGVPVEHNLNGIGLGQDITECMRVFGAPDIRRNAVDEITKAEVPDTLYLSYHQKSNFSLEFVKHKLSSIKIEYKQSDSETLEDYPDYNLFLDSARKKDYFSLTNLTFYDPLFVLFKKEYQVEKSFYSFYKQTEINSLLDEVATLNDSYLLGSQLRIQGSVSGYVYKFKKDNKNYELFYVRSFEGWVVYELIVD from the coding sequence ATGTTTAGAAAAAGTTTGATTCTATCGTTTTCTTTTTTTCTGTTTCTTGAATGTTCCGCAGGCAAGCCAAAGACCCGGATAGACAAACCCAAATCGAATATTGCTCCCAGTTATTTTGTTCTCCACGGTTTTAAGATAGGTCAGAATATTAAAAACATTAAAAGCGAACTGGGAGAACCTACCAAGGTTCATAAATTTCCGGACGGCTACATTGCTTATATCTATCAGATGAATCAATACAATCTTGTATTCGAAGCAAACCATATTCGCCAGGATATCGTTTGGGCGATTCAAATTTCCGGTTCCGGTGTTCCTGTTGAACATAACTTGAATGGAATCGGTTTGGGACAGGATATAACCGAGTGTATGCGGGTATTCGGTGCACCGGATATAAGACGAAATGCAGTTGATGAAATTACCAAAGCGGAAGTTCCCGATACATTGTATCTGTCTTATCATCAAAAATCAAATTTCAGTTTGGAGTTTGTGAAACACAAATTATCCAGTATCAAAATAGAATACAAACAATCGGATTCTGAAACTTTGGAAGACTATCCGGATTACAACCTGTTCCTAGATTCCGCACGTAAGAAGGATTATTTTTCCCTAACGAATCTGACTTTTTACGATCCTTTGTTTGTTCTTTTCAAAAAAGAATACCAGGTCGAAAAATCATTTTACAGTTTTTATAAACAAACGGAAATCAATTCTTTGTTGGATGAAGTCGCAACTTTAAATGACTCTTATTTACTGGGTTCCCAATTGAGGATTCAGGGAAGCGTTTCCGGTTATGTTTATAAATTTAAAAAAGACAATAAAAACTACGAACTTTTTTATGTGAGATCTTTCGAGGGTTGGGTCGTTTACGAATTGATCGTTGATTAA
- a CDS encoding ABC transporter ATP-binding protein, with translation MGFIRISELSKEYLGFSSPKNRILAGLSFGYLGIDTKFQALKDIHLSANPGDAIGIIGRNGAGKSTLLKILSGVIRAESGHMEVSGSIRALLELSVGFNPELSGEENVYYNGLVWGYKPNEIQEIMDSVFEFAGLSEFRKVPLKNYSSGMGMRLGFSLATAKRPDILIVDEALAVGDASFQQKCIRRFKDFLSKGSIVILVSHDLSLVSHFCNRVLLLERGKLLFDGEPKKAVENYMLLLADPENPDFSKTGSHSFGDYLENLEVYFSKDDNRSPDLLFVGSEISLCIEFVTKQKLDDLTVGFHIDDEKGVRVFGTNTFHLGKNPGNIGQGAKKKIRFGFPVNFAEGKYSLGVSLHRGENHIEGSYFWGESLHVFEVERVGVPKSVGLAYLPVRVKFD, from the coding sequence ATGGGTTTCATCCGGATCTCCGAACTTTCCAAGGAATATTTGGGTTTTTCTTCTCCGAAGAACCGAATTTTGGCCGGGCTTAGTTTCGGTTATCTGGGGATCGATACAAAGTTTCAGGCCTTAAAAGACATTCATTTATCCGCAAATCCGGGAGATGCGATCGGAATTATAGGAAGAAACGGAGCCGGAAAATCCACCTTATTAAAAATATTATCCGGTGTTATACGAGCGGAAAGCGGGCATATGGAAGTCAGCGGATCCATTCGGGCATTACTCGAACTCAGTGTAGGGTTTAATCCCGAACTTTCCGGAGAAGAAAACGTGTATTACAACGGTCTTGTTTGGGGGTATAAACCGAATGAGATCCAAGAGATTATGGATTCCGTTTTCGAATTTGCGGGCTTAAGTGAATTCAGAAAAGTTCCTTTGAAAAACTACAGTTCCGGAATGGGAATGCGGCTCGGGTTCAGTCTTGCGACTGCAAAACGCCCCGATATTCTGATTGTAGACGAAGCATTGGCGGTAGGAGATGCCAGTTTTCAACAAAAGTGTATTAGGCGGTTCAAGGATTTCCTAAGCAAGGGATCGATCGTGATTTTGGTAAGCCACGATTTGAGCTTGGTATCCCATTTTTGCAATCGGGTATTGCTTTTGGAAAGAGGCAAACTTTTGTTTGACGGAGAGCCGAAAAAAGCGGTCGAAAATTATATGTTGCTGCTTGCCGATCCCGAAAATCCCGATTTTTCAAAGACGGGTTCTCATTCGTTCGGGGATTATTTGGAGAACCTGGAAGTGTATTTTTCAAAAGACGACAACCGATCCCCTGATCTTTTGTTTGTGGGATCGGAAATTTCCCTGTGTATTGAATTTGTAACTAAACAAAAGTTAGATGATTTGACTGTCGGATTCCATATCGATGATGAAAAAGGAGTTCGCGTGTTCGGAACCAATACTTTTCATTTGGGTAAAAATCCGGGAAACATCGGTCAAGGTGCGAAAAAAAAGATCAGGTTCGGTTTTCCAGTAAATTTTGCGGAAGGCAAATATTCTCTGGGGGTTTCGCTCCACAGGGGAGAGAATCATATCGAAGGAAGTTATTTCTGGGGAGAATCCCTCCATGTATTCGAGGTGGAGCGGGTCGGTGTTCCCAAATCGGTGGGACTTGCGTATTTGCCGGTTCGAGTGAAATTCGACTAG
- a CDS encoding ABC transporter permease, whose product MEKIFILWALVRRDYALQYAGSFLGISWMFLQNLVLISMYSVVFLVLNLKTPNTQDDFTAYLLTGLLFWIPLQEFLVRGTGILTDNRSLLKRSSLGIDLFIWIPFVQYVIHLSVTSLPVYILLFYYGKVTVLGAFGGWVCLVFVGFYLLLLLHYLSRLNVLLKDISPLIRLVSQILFWGIPVLYYPKGFLHHINALNPLTIPLDIFRTVVLVGYSPQFDWFGIFPFIFSFFLVYLLAKRKFHSIVLDHL is encoded by the coding sequence ATGGAGAAAATCTTTATCCTTTGGGCGTTGGTAAGACGGGACTATGCTTTGCAATATGCAGGTTCCTTTTTGGGGATTTCTTGGATGTTTCTCCAAAACTTGGTTTTAATTTCCATGTATTCCGTGGTATTTCTGGTTTTGAATTTGAAAACACCGAATACCCAGGACGATTTCACCGCTTACTTGCTGACAGGTCTTCTCTTTTGGATTCCTTTGCAGGAGTTTTTGGTTAGGGGCACGGGGATTCTTACGGACAATCGTTCCTTACTCAAAAGATCGTCTCTCGGAATAGATCTGTTTATTTGGATTCCCTTTGTTCAATATGTGATCCATCTTTCGGTAACATCCCTTCCTGTTTATATTTTATTATTCTATTATGGCAAGGTGACCGTCTTGGGAGCGTTTGGCGGTTGGGTTTGTCTGGTCTTTGTGGGATTTTATCTCTTGTTATTGCTTCATTATTTGTCCAGATTGAACGTGTTGTTGAAGGATATTTCACCTTTGATTCGTTTGGTGAGTCAGATTCTGTTCTGGGGAATTCCCGTCCTATATTATCCGAAAGGTTTTTTACATCATATCAACGCGCTCAATCCGCTTACCATTCCTTTGGATATATTCAGAACCGTTGTGCTAGTGGGATATTCTCCTCAGTTTGATTGGTTCGGTATTTTTCCTTTTATCTTTTCTTTTTTTCTTGTTTATCTTTTGGCAAAAAGAAAGTTTCACTCCATTGTTCTGGATCATCTTTAA
- a CDS encoding response regulator, with the protein MSKGYIICVDDEVSVLETLAEQLASRFGHSHSIETASSAEEALSLIDEIQSGNDIVELIVSDQVMPGMKGDKFLEQVHQKLPDAIKILLTGQAGLDSAIYAINHGGLSRYVEKPWNIEELSRDIQDLLEKFRQNLENQHLIQALNRRIMELEGTNS; encoded by the coding sequence ATGAGTAAAGGTTATATCATTTGTGTCGATGATGAAGTATCGGTATTAGAAACTTTGGCAGAACAACTTGCTTCTCGTTTTGGGCATTCCCATTCGATTGAAACGGCGAGTAGTGCGGAAGAGGCGCTCTCTTTGATTGATGAAATTCAATCGGGGAATGACATCGTGGAACTCATTGTTTCCGATCAGGTGATGCCAGGGATGAAAGGGGACAAGTTTTTGGAGCAGGTGCATCAAAAACTTCCTGATGCCATCAAGATTCTTCTTACCGGTCAAGCTGGTTTGGATTCTGCGATCTATGCCATCAATCACGGGGGACTCAGTAGGTATGTGGAAAAACCATGGAACATCGAGGAATTGTCCAGGGACATACAAGACCTTCTTGAAAAATTCAGACAAAATCTCGAAAACCAACATCTTATTCAAGCGCTCAATCGGCGCATTATGGAATTGGAAGGGACTAACAGCTAA
- a CDS encoding DUF192 domain-containing protein, with product MKARITLIFILWFVVNCGRTESAPVQTDVIFASIGNRSLKLEVANNPSSRAVGLMHRKEMGEDEGMLFVFPKAEYLSFWMKNTLIPLTVGYFGEDLRLLETHDMKPNQTTEVYNSLNPAKYALEVNQGWFAKNKIGKDAILILEKKISARD from the coding sequence ATGAAAGCTCGGATAACATTGATTTTCATTCTATGGTTTGTGGTGAATTGCGGTCGGACGGAATCCGCCCCGGTTCAGACGGATGTTATCTTTGCCTCGATCGGAAACCGCTCTCTGAAATTGGAAGTGGCAAACAATCCTAGTTCCAGGGCAGTGGGGCTTATGCACCGAAAGGAAATGGGGGAAGATGAAGGGATGTTATTCGTTTTTCCCAAAGCGGAATACCTTTCCTTTTGGATGAAAAACACGTTAATTCCTCTGACAGTCGGCTATTTCGGAGAAGATTTGAGGCTTTTGGAAACCCACGATATGAAACCCAACCAAACCACAGAGGTCTACAATTCTTTGAATCCGGCCAAATATGCCTTGGAAGTGAACCAAGGTTGGTTTGCCAAAAACAAAATCGGAAAAGACGCCATTCTGATTTTGGAAAAGAAAATTTCCGCAAGGGATTAA
- a CDS encoding enoyl-CoA hydratase/isomerase family protein translates to MPFLEIQKKTNYALVTIKRPEALNALNAELITEIGEAVKTLESDPSIRAFILTGEGKAFVAGADIAKMKEYGEKEGNQFSDLGQSVFRKLELSPLVSVAAINGFSLGGGLELALACDIRYAVPGAKLGLPEVSLGLIPGFGGSQRLPRLIGVGRASELIFSGDMITADEGYRLGIINKIIAPEELIAESEKLISTILTRGPLAIKAAKSAIRQGLEATLDKGMDWEKQLFGGLFANTESKEGLGAFLEKRKPNFGG, encoded by the coding sequence TTGCCTTTTTTAGAAATACAAAAAAAAACCAATTACGCTTTGGTAACGATCAAAAGACCCGAAGCATTGAACGCATTGAATGCGGAACTCATTACCGAGATAGGGGAAGCTGTAAAAACGCTTGAATCCGATCCTTCCATTCGCGCTTTTATTCTGACCGGTGAAGGAAAAGCCTTCGTCGCGGGTGCCGATATTGCCAAGATGAAAGAATACGGAGAAAAAGAAGGAAATCAATTTTCCGACTTAGGCCAATCCGTGTTTAGAAAATTGGAATTATCTCCTCTCGTATCCGTCGCAGCGATCAACGGATTTTCTTTGGGAGGCGGACTCGAACTTGCTCTCGCATGTGATATTCGTTATGCGGTTCCGGGTGCAAAGCTAGGACTGCCCGAAGTATCTCTCGGACTCATTCCGGGATTCGGAGGATCGCAAAGATTACCGAGACTCATCGGAGTGGGACGCGCAAGCGAACTTATTTTCAGTGGAGATATGATTACCGCGGATGAAGGATATCGTTTGGGAATTATCAATAAAATCATAGCTCCCGAGGAATTGATTGCAGAATCGGAGAAATTGATTTCTACTATTCTTACCAGGGGGCCTCTCGCCATTAAGGCTGCAAAGTCCGCAATCCGTCAGGGATTGGAAGCAACGCTTGACAAGGGAATGGACTGGGAAAAACAATTGTTCGGCGGCCTTTTTGCGAATACGGAATCCAAAGAAGGACTCGGGGCATTTCTCGAAAAAAGAAAGCCGAATTTCGGAGGTTAG
- a CDS encoding glycogen/starch/alpha-glucan phosphorylase, translating into MIVENNRLITLLSEEQKADLVSLEKQFAHHLEYTIGKNKYTLGNADIYKALGHTVRDFLIDRLNVTNERYRKEDPKKIYYFSLEFLMGRTLMNALINLGLYDIIKQMIGSFGFDLESILEFEMDAGLGNGGLGRLAACFLDSMATLNIPGFGYGIRYDYGIFNQIIANGSQLEMPDHWDADGVPYEVIRPDITFSVGFYGHTETHITGKGKLQYQWIPGETVLASAHDCPVPGFNTSTVNYLRLWTAKSSEEFNLDYFNHGDYMKAVQDKSISENISKVLYPNDTTEQGKMLRLKQQYFMVCASLQDIISQHKQANVSLEHLSDKIAIQLNDTHPSIGISELMRILLDVEDWDWDRAWDLTTRIFSYTNHTVLPEALETWKVSLIETLLPRHMQIIYEINHRFLEEVRKSGKLNETEIEEVSIIQEGNEKRIRMANLAVVGANKVNGVAALHSDLITKTIFKSFYKIFPDKFNNKTNGITPRRWLIQSNPNLTSLIAKKIGPSFATDLEKLRDLENHVGDVEFQNDWAKVKQVNKQNLAKLIKGDTGIVIDPDSMIDVQVKRFHEYKRQLLNILRVIALYRRIKENPNITITPRTVIFGGKAAPGYYMAKLIIKLINNVASIVNHDKDVAGRLKVVFLPNYRVSLAEKIIPGTNLSEQISTAGTEASGTSNMKFMLNGALTIGTLDGANVEMLEEVGKENIYIFGLKTEEVFAAKQSGYNPRDWIEKNEDMSRILRMIRENFFSQNELGIFMPIHDSLFYTDTYLLMADFKAYDEMQKKVAQDFRNREEWTKKAILNVARAGKFSSDRTIREYAKDIWKVPLLSTVPPQTSYKLD; encoded by the coding sequence ATGATCGTAGAAAATAATCGCCTCATCACATTACTTTCCGAAGAACAGAAAGCAGACTTAGTTTCCTTAGAAAAACAATTTGCCCACCACCTGGAATATACGATCGGCAAAAACAAATACACACTCGGAAATGCCGACATCTACAAAGCATTGGGTCATACGGTCAGGGATTTTTTAATCGACCGTTTGAATGTAACTAACGAACGTTACAGGAAAGAAGACCCCAAAAAAATATATTATTTCTCCCTCGAATTTCTTATGGGTCGCACTTTGATGAACGCACTTATCAATTTGGGGCTTTACGATATCATCAAACAGATGATAGGCAGTTTCGGATTCGATTTGGAATCCATTTTGGAATTCGAAATGGACGCAGGACTTGGAAACGGGGGTCTGGGAAGACTTGCCGCTTGTTTTTTGGATTCGATGGCGACTTTGAATATCCCCGGTTTCGGATACGGAATCAGATACGATTACGGAATTTTCAACCAAATCATTGCTAACGGATCTCAGTTGGAAATGCCTGACCATTGGGATGCGGACGGAGTTCCTTACGAAGTGATTCGCCCGGATATCACTTTTTCGGTAGGTTTTTACGGTCACACGGAAACTCATATCACCGGCAAAGGAAAATTACAATACCAATGGATTCCCGGAGAAACCGTTCTCGCAAGCGCACACGATTGCCCCGTGCCTGGATTTAACACGAGTACGGTGAATTATCTCCGCCTTTGGACTGCCAAATCTTCCGAAGAGTTCAATTTGGATTATTTCAACCACGGCGATTATATGAAAGCGGTTCAGGACAAATCCATTTCCGAAAATATTTCCAAAGTTCTCTATCCGAACGATACGACGGAACAAGGTAAAATGCTTAGGCTTAAACAACAGTATTTTATGGTTTGTGCTTCCCTTCAGGACATCATCTCGCAGCACAAACAAGCAAATGTTAGTTTGGAACATCTGTCCGACAAAATTGCAATCCAATTGAATGATACCCATCCCAGTATCGGGATTTCGGAACTCATGCGGATTTTATTGGATGTCGAAGATTGGGACTGGGACAGGGCTTGGGATCTGACCACCAGGATATTTTCTTATACCAATCATACCGTTTTACCGGAAGCTTTGGAAACCTGGAAGGTGAGTCTGATCGAAACCCTTCTGCCCCGACATATGCAGATCATTTACGAGATCAATCATAGATTTCTGGAAGAGGTTCGAAAATCGGGGAAACTGAACGAAACGGAAATCGAAGAAGTAAGTATCATCCAGGAAGGAAATGAGAAACGGATTCGGATGGCGAATCTGGCAGTGGTAGGTGCGAACAAAGTGAACGGTGTTGCCGCATTACATTCCGACCTCATCACCAAAACGATTTTTAAATCTTTCTATAAGATTTTCCCTGACAAATTCAATAACAAAACAAATGGTATCACACCCAGACGATGGCTAATTCAGTCTAACCCCAATTTGACGTCTTTGATTGCGAAAAAAATCGGGCCTTCCTTTGCTACCGATCTTGAAAAATTAAGAGATTTGGAAAATCACGTTGGAGATGTTGAGTTTCAAAACGACTGGGCAAAAGTGAAACAAGTCAACAAACAGAATCTCGCCAAACTCATCAAAGGCGATACAGGGATCGTAATCGATCCGGACTCCATGATTGACGTGCAGGTAAAACGGTTTCACGAATACAAAAGACAACTTTTGAATATTTTGCGGGTCATCGCTCTTTACAGACGGATCAAAGAAAATCCGAATATCACGATCACTCCACGCACTGTGATTTTCGGAGGAAAAGCGGCCCCCGGATATTATATGGCGAAACTCATCATCAAGCTGATCAATAATGTTGCCTCCATTGTAAATCATGACAAAGACGTGGCGGGTCGCCTAAAGGTTGTTTTTTTGCCGAATTACCGGGTATCCTTGGCGGAAAAAATCATTCCCGGAACTAATCTTTCGGAACAGATTTCAACTGCGGGAACGGAAGCATCCGGCACGAGCAATATGAAATTCATGTTAAACGGTGCCCTTACCATTGGAACTTTGGACGGTGCCAATGTGGAAATGTTGGAAGAAGTGGGAAAAGAGAATATCTATATCTTCGGATTGAAAACGGAAGAAGTTTTTGCCGCCAAACAATCCGGATACAATCCCCGGGATTGGATCGAAAAAAACGAGGATATGAGTCGTATTCTCAGAATGATTCGAGAAAATTTTTTCTCTCAGAACGAATTGGGCATTTTTATGCCGATTCATGATAGCTTGTTTTATACGGACACTTATCTTTTGATGGCTGATTTTAAAGCGTATGATGAGATGCAGAAAAAAGTAGCTCAGGATTTTCGAAACAGGGAAGAATGGACCAAAAAGGCGATTTTAAACGTAGCGCGGGCCGGCAAGTTTTCGTCGGATAGAACCATTCGGGAATACGCAAAAGATATTTGGAAGGTTCCTCTTTTGTCCACAGTTCCTCCGCAAACTAGCTATAAGTTGGATTAA
- a CDS encoding HEAT repeat domain-containing protein has protein sequence MKNSDKISKTNILFKRSIGALWNWKGLTANLILLLLVSVSFSWLSAKPSKKKSVKKESGKEVQSTNKTTSNQTVSEPIVPKQTSKEEAVPKKEEIAPVKTEVKTSTTDTNDSKKSTSDIKPTATETPATTVTTPVQATSTVPAKKELTKEQLDKKRDVLSKVLKYGTSQERKQALFELLKFSKEHSKELHIQLAEMLKVEKDLGMKVVMLRTVSELGLSENKATIISLFEDPNEDVSKQAVSTAKKLKLTEAVSPLIEKLKKEDFAKNSNATTLYINALSDLPGGKDASGFLETKFKEKFNHPDMRAQIALYFGAVGNTNADSMLQEAAFDESQPITLRCYAINSLGKLKSVSAKPKLFELLDSLKKTAGKLDAKKAQSLKIYTIGALVVMGDKEIFQELNEFARDDDAMVRLRAIEHMGNMKDPAALELLEYKKDRDPSPKVQKAAKKAIDQIQGKEIKEELEPDPKETQEKDPLNEK, from the coding sequence TTGAAAAATTCAGACAAAATCTCGAAAACCAACATCTTATTCAAGCGCTCAATCGGCGCATTATGGAATTGGAAGGGACTAACAGCTAATCTAATTCTACTTCTTTTGGTATCCGTTTCTTTTTCCTGGCTTTCTGCAAAACCTAGCAAGAAAAAGTCGGTAAAAAAAGAATCCGGAAAAGAAGTTCAATCAACTAACAAAACTACTTCGAATCAGACCGTTTCGGAACCGATTGTTCCGAAACAAACTTCTAAAGAAGAGGCCGTTCCCAAAAAAGAAGAAATCGCTCCGGTAAAAACCGAAGTCAAAACTTCGACCACGGACACGAACGATTCGAAAAAATCTACCTCGGATATAAAACCTACCGCAACGGAAACACCTGCTACAACTGTGACGACTCCCGTTCAGGCAACCTCGACGGTGCCCGCAAAGAAGGAACTCACCAAAGAACAACTGGATAAAAAAAGGGATGTTCTTTCCAAGGTATTGAAATACGGAACTTCCCAGGAAAGAAAACAGGCGTTATTCGAACTTTTGAAATTTTCCAAGGAACATTCCAAAGAATTGCACATTCAATTGGCGGAGATGTTGAAAGTGGAAAAGGATTTGGGTATGAAGGTGGTAATGCTTCGTACTGTCTCCGAGCTAGGTCTTTCGGAAAACAAAGCCACAATCATTTCTCTGTTTGAAGATCCGAATGAAGACGTTTCCAAACAGGCTGTTTCCACTGCCAAAAAACTGAAGTTAACCGAGGCAGTTTCTCCGTTGATTGAAAAGTTGAAAAAAGAAGATTTTGCCAAAAATTCGAATGCAACCACTCTTTATATCAATGCTCTTTCAGACCTTCCCGGTGGAAAGGATGCGTCCGGATTTTTGGAAACCAAATTCAAGGAAAAATTCAATCATCCTGATATGAGGGCGCAAATAGCACTCTATTTCGGTGCCGTTGGAAATACGAATGCCGATTCCATGCTGCAGGAAGCCGCATTTGACGAATCCCAACCGATCACTCTCCGTTGTTATGCGATCAATTCACTCGGGAAATTGAAATCCGTATCAGCCAAACCAAAATTATTCGAATTATTGGACTCTCTTAAAAAAACGGCAGGAAAACTGGACGCCAAAAAGGCGCAGTCATTGAAAATTTATACGATCGGTGCATTGGTGGTAATGGGAGATAAGGAAATCTTCCAGGAATTGAACGAATTTGCCCGGGATGATGACGCAATGGTTCGCCTTCGTGCGATCGAACATATGGGTAATATGAAAGACCCTGCCGCTTTGGAATTATTGGAATACAAAAAAGATAGAGATCCGAGTCCGAAAGTGCAGAAGGCGGCAAAAAAAGCGATCGATCAAATCCAGGGAAAGGAAATCAAGGAAGAGTTGGAGCCTGATCCTAAAGAGACTCAGGAAAAAGATCCTTTGAATGAGAAATAG
- a CDS encoding PP2C family protein-serine/threonine phosphatase, producing MSQTFFRYFHDLFKQPSQSDTQVFQLVELKYDRVYILYAFLIHFSTYFLLILPPFFSFIPDMLPYLFGITIARLVLLSQNYAKTNKLGFIIFFSGFVSDALLYAAVCSALVRAPSLENFYLSNAYLMAMSVPVLLYSLRLDRLSCIYGGVYFVFFHLVYIYFIPANIVESTSLLSRVFPIFIFTGSALIGSVFILNKRKNISDLYKLSEERRYMQQELELAKKVQDALFPKDLKIPGIKYKYYRKNPNLIGGDFFDFVQLREGNVGVFLTDVAGHGISSAMVASIMKVLVSTIPYRFKLSPGKLLEYLDERLAKDLNKYHASAVYLFFDFVEKRLNIGNAGHPYLIHAPKADLFSEIETNGAILGFNIRSPIVQEKLLSFASGDRFVIYTDGLIESVTSRGEELGAEGFLQILNKNRALTELHELEDAILQELKSEFGIEAFADDTMFLLLEVD from the coding sequence TTGTCTCAGACTTTTTTTCGTTATTTTCACGATCTATTCAAACAGCCGAGTCAATCCGATACGCAAGTGTTCCAGTTAGTAGAGCTGAAGTATGATAGGGTTTATATTCTATACGCATTTTTAATTCATTTCAGTACTTATTTTTTACTTATCCTTCCTCCGTTTTTTTCGTTTATCCCGGATATGCTCCCTTATCTTTTCGGGATCACAATCGCTAGACTTGTTTTGCTTTCGCAAAACTATGCGAAGACAAACAAACTGGGATTTATCATTTTTTTCAGCGGGTTTGTTTCCGACGCGTTGCTTTATGCGGCTGTATGTTCCGCATTAGTTCGCGCCCCCAGTTTGGAAAATTTTTATCTCTCTAACGCCTATTTGATGGCAATGAGTGTTCCCGTTTTGCTTTATAGTTTGCGTCTGGATCGTTTGAGTTGTATTTACGGGGGAGTGTATTTTGTATTCTTTCATTTGGTGTATATTTATTTTATACCGGCAAACATAGTCGAGTCGACTTCTCTTCTCTCACGGGTCTTTCCTATTTTTATTTTTACCGGATCTGCGTTAATAGGAAGCGTTTTTATTTTAAACAAAAGAAAGAACATCTCAGACTTATACAAGTTATCCGAAGAAAGAAGATACATGCAGCAGGAGTTGGAACTTGCAAAAAAAGTACAAGATGCACTCTTTCCCAAAGATCTGAAAATCCCCGGCATCAAATACAAATACTATAGAAAAAATCCGAATCTGATCGGAGGTGACTTTTTCGATTTTGTACAACTCCGGGAAGGAAACGTTGGAGTGTTTCTGACCGATGTTGCGGGACATGGAATTTCTTCCGCGATGGTTGCCTCTATTATGAAGGTTTTGGTTTCTACGATTCCTTATCGTTTCAAACTTTCTCCCGGCAAATTATTGGAATACCTGGATGAAAGATTGGCCAAAGATCTGAACAAATACCATGCATCTGCAGTGTATCTGTTTTTTGATTTTGTAGAAAAAAGATTAAATATAGGAAACGCAGGACATCCTTATCTGATCCACGCACCAAAGGCGGATCTTTTTTCCGAGATTGAAACCAACGGCGCCATCCTGGGGTTCAATATCCGTTCTCCCATCGTTCAGGAAAAATTACTGAGCTTTGCATCGGGAGACAGGTTTGTGATTTATACGGACGGTTTGATTGAGTCCGTGACTTCGCGCGGGGAAGAATTAGGAGCGGAGGGTTTTTTGCAAATCCTCAATAAAAACCGAGCTTTGACCGAACTACACGAATTGGAAGATGCAATTTTACAGGAACTGAAATCGGAATTTGGAATTGAAGCATTTGCCGATGATACTATGTTTTTATTATTAGAAGTAGATTAA
- a CDS encoding LIC_11959 family protein: protein MNRVFGFLFLVLYVLPLSTEEGKYSGSISLSEKRILQGKEEWAKTNQFPVEWKLYYKGKEGDFVVFYDWNGHEIHYQYRRNKFDLDGEEFVKDLFPGNPYRVTGVWMGYYYFGFDARGKRKAFHEKKVLPANKEEFTDIHTIPIFKLTKYEEIFSDELLY, encoded by the coding sequence ATGAACCGGGTTTTCGGATTTTTATTTTTAGTCTTATATGTTTTGCCTCTTTCTACGGAAGAAGGAAAATATTCCGGTTCTATTTCTCTTTCCGAAAAAAGAATCCTTCAGGGAAAAGAAGAGTGGGCAAAGACGAATCAGTTCCCCGTAGAATGGAAGTTATATTATAAAGGAAAGGAAGGGGATTTTGTAGTCTTTTACGATTGGAACGGGCATGAAATTCATTACCAATACAGAAGGAACAAATTCGATTTGGACGGTGAAGAATTCGTAAAAGATCTTTTTCCGGGAAATCCTTACCGTGTGACAGGCGTTTGGATGGGTTATTATTATTTCGGATTTGACGCGCGGGGGAAAAGGAAAGCATTTCATGAAAAGAAAGTTCTTCCCGCAAACAAAGAGGAATTTACCGACATTCATACGATTCCCATTTTTAAACTTACAAAGTACGAAGAAATTTTTTCCGATGAACTGTTGTATTGA